A segment of the Neorhodopirellula lusitana genome:
GGCGTCAGGATCTCGCAATCGCAATCCAAATAACAAAGGCGGGCGAGCGGCAAGTGTCCTCGACGGCCTATCTCACACGTTGATGTTTTACGAGTGCATTGGTTCGCAAGAGTTGTTCGTGCGTGGCAAGATGGCCGACACGACTGGCGGTCCTAGCATCACTTGGGCCGGTGGTGGCGATGGCGTGAAGATGCGCGCCTATTTGGCTGACAACATGTTGGCGGATACTTCCGATTCCAACCGTGGGAAATCAACCTCGACCAACCCAAACCTGCCTGACGCGGCGACTGACTGTACCAAGACATCGGCCTGGGAAGCGACAATCGATACCTGTGGCACGTACCGGACGATCAATCACACCAACAAGAGTCAGCCATTTAGCTTTCACTCCAGTTCCGTGCACATCGGGTTGTGCGATGGTTCGTCGCGAACGCTCACCGACACCGTGGATCAGGGTGTGTTCTTGAACCTATTGTTGCGAGACGACCGGCAAACTCCCGGCGAGTATTGATCCTGAAAGTTGCCGGAGCATTGTCGGGGAAACAGGTGGCACACGTATCCAATTTCCAGATTGCGGATGATGGACCACAGCCGGGAAGGCTATGCCACGTGTTGGCTGCCTTGCAGACTGGGGGCTAGTCTTCCAGGACGGTCTTGAGGACGCGGTAGGCTTCGATGCTTTCGCTAACTTCTTCGCGACCGCCCGCTTCGTCGACGTGCTCTAAGATCTCAAGTAGTTTCTCGGCGCCGCCGGCGGCGGAGACAGCTGCTTTCAAGTGTTCTAGTTTTTCGGCCGATGGAATCAGCGAGCCGTTCTTGGAAGAGGCTTGTTTCTTGCCGCGTGGTGAATCTTTTTTCGCGTTGCTCGCCGCAGTTGGCTTGGTGGGCTTTGCGGTGGGCTTCGTTGTGGGGGTCGCTTTCGCGGAAGCGGCTGGTTTCGCGGATGACGAGGCGGCATCACTGGTCGATTCAGTCACCGCACTGGCCTTGGCGGTATCGTTCTTCGCGGTATCCGTTGTTTCCGGAGTCGCTTTTTCAGAACTGGCCTTCTCTGGAGTCGCTTTCTCGGAAGTGGCTTCCGGCTTTTCCTCGGATTTGGCTTCGGACTTCTCGGATTGTTTGTCAGCTTGTTGTTTTGCCATCGACGCTTGTCTTTCTTGGGAACGAATTGTGGTCGTCGTTGTAGACGACGCGAATGGACCGTTCAAGCTGACCAAGTTCGTGCTTGATTCTCCGTTTGGGTAAGCGTAAAACCGTTTCAGGGGCTGTTCCGTGGTGCTACCCTCCGTCTATTTCGAATTCGCTCCGACGGATGATTTTCGCTCGAGTCTTTCCAACGCCCGCCATAATCGAAAGTGCGTGTCAGCCAGCTTGCTATCCGTGTTAGCGAACATCGATTGCAGTGCTTGATGAGCGAGCACGAGATCGGGTTTGATCGCTAAAGCTCGTCGAAACGAATCGATCGCCTCGTCAACATTCCCCGCGTTGCGTTCGCAAATTCCTCGGATGTACCAATCGTTCGGTACCATCCGCAGCGCCGTCAATTCGCGGTAGAGCTGCAGTGCGGTTGGGTTGTCTTCTTGAATCAGAGTCTGTTCGGCAAGGATTTCCAGTGCCGTGATGGATTGCCGGCTGCCACGTTTACTGGACTCGGCGACTCGCTGTGCTAACGCCACTGCGACTTGAGGTTGGCCGAGCGTCATTGCGCGCCGAGCGGCCATGGCTTGCACGGCGACATCGGGTTCAGAAACGGAAGCCAAGCGGAAGGCTTCTTTCACGGACCACCCAGCCTGGGTTTGGATCCGCTCGAATGGCGTTCCCGATTGCAGCGTGGCATCGATCGCCAACACAAGCCGTCGATCCATTTCCTTTTGGGGGATTTCGCCCTCGTTCACGATTGGCACTAATTTGGTTTCCCCCTTGTTGTTCGAGCTGCCTTTTACCGCAAGGACGTTTTCCGGGTAGACCCCAATGCGGTGCTGGTGAAGCGACGAGTGAACGTTGCCGATCGGTTGCTTGGGCATATGACACTCATGGCAACTGTTGTGGTTCGCTTGGTTCCGTGCTTCCAATTCGATTCCACATGCATTCGGCTGGTGACATTGCACACACACGTCGCGATAGTGTGAGTTCAGATCGCCTTGGGGAGGTTGATGATGAGGATCATGACACGTGATGCAGGTCAAGGTTTCCGACTTCAGGTAACACTCGCTGCCGTGCATTTGCTCGACATGCCCAGCCACATCGAACTGGGTGTTGTCTTGGAACTGAAAATCAGTTCGCGTCGCTGAAACGGGCTGCCCTGGACGATAGTCCCATACCGTTTGACCAGGTCCGTTGGCATACACAGCAGCCTGCAAATGACACTGCTGGCAAATCGCTTCGGACAGATCACGTGATAACTCCGCTGGGTTCACGATTGGATCAACACCACTGAACGTGTCGCTGACGGCGATCCCGGATGTTTCATGCCGATCGGCATGAGCGGCGCCCGGACCATGGCAGCGTTCACAGCCGATGGACTGTTCGACAACGCGAAACTTTCCTTCATTCGATTTCGATTGCTCGATCATGCCCACATGGCAAAAAAGACAGTTTTGGTCCACTACACGAGAAAAGGAAGGGTGTGACGGCGAGTCGTAGCCCGGCGACATCGCCCAACCGGTGCCTCGAAACCAGCTGACCGGCGACTCTAAATAGAAGCCTGAGGACTCACTCAAAAAAGTCAACGCGTGGGTGCCGGAGCCCACGGTGTACCGGATTGGTAACGAGGTGACCGCAAGATCGGAGCCATCGATGCCAACCAGCGTTTCCTGATGGATCAACTTGCCTTCGTCGCGGAAGACCCGGTAGCGTCTTGACGACCTTGGGTGCTCGAATCCGGCATTTTCGGGAGCCCCGTTGGGATCCGTTGATGAGAACGAGCGGCTATGGGCGGTTAGCGAATAGGACTTGAATTGATCCTCATGACACCGCCGACACTTTTCCGATCCGATATAGCCTTGAGTTGACCCATTGGTGTGAAATGCTTCGTCGGGAGACCAGGAAGTCACCGGCAAAACTTCGTCTTGCCAGCTAGTCAGGTCGGCGAATCCGTCCCCGTTTGGGATTGCTGCGGAACGCGTCAGAATCCAAATCCCCGAGACCAAGAGTGGGATACAGAGGAAAGCGAGCGGAATCAGCCACCGGTGCCAAGATGCCGGTCTAGGTTGATGACGCCGGGGCCGCTTGCGTTGCATCGAAATCGTGGGTGCCTCGGAAATGCAACGTTGCGGATCGCGTTAGCGGATCCTCGCAACTTAGATACCTCCCCCTGACCGGTTCGCCCGAAAGCGAATCGGCACGTGGGGCGTTTTACTTTGTTATAGCGGGTCCTATGCGCCAGCTCCAGATTCGGTGGCGAGCTTTTGCATTTCCGCTTGAGCGTCTTTCTCTTTTTGATAGAGATCCCGGTAGTTCTGGATTTCTTCTTCAGAGGCTCCATCGACGACGTTCCCACCGCCATTGTCACAGCCGGCCAGGGAAGCGAGGGAGATTGAGGCAGCAATCAAGAAAATAAAGCGGTTCATGAGACGACCTTAAGATGAGTGGAAGAAAGATTAGCGTGAAATGCTTCGGCAATTCATTCGGCCGTGCCTTCCTAGAGAAGGCGGTGCGCCGCTTGCCAGTTTGTTGAGGGCGATGAGCTTACTGTTGAAACGCTAAAATGCCTGAGGCCAACTCTGGCCCCAGGCAACAAAGCATCGTTTCTTGTTCTAGCACCAATGCCTAGAATTCTTCTTCAATGACTTCTTTCGAAGCTCGAGTACCCAGTGCACCCCAAAGCCCGTAAGGACTTGCGGAACCGGGAGTTGTCGATGGAGGTCCAACCGTACCAGCGACGCCGACCATTCGAGTGGTGTTGCTACCCGCTTCGATCGAATCGGTGACGAACTTCACGGCACCGTCACCCATCAACACATGGCATCCGCCTTGGTGGCGACTGCTGGCGCTGAAAATTCCCTGAGCATGGCTTGGGGTTCCAGAGGCCTCGCCCCAAGATTCCGTCCTGCCGTCGGACGTGCCGGGGCCATGAACTGCCCGCGAGTTGCTTGCACAGGAAGGTGAGTTGGGAGGCAAGACAGTGTGCATTGCCGAGAACACGCCGAAGTAAGACGCCCAGCGGTAGCCACGACCCGAAATCGCACTGGATGTGGCCATGTCGTTGGTTCCGCTCGCCCAAAACAGCGGACGTTCTGGATCGGTTCCCGTAAGGCATGTGGAAGGATTCAAAGCGATACTGCCCGCGTCTTCCACATGAATGGTTGTCAGCTTAGGACTGGTCCGAGCATCTCGGTCGCCCAAATCGGTTGCGATTTCACCCATGATGATTGTGTTCGCAAGGCCATCAAGGATGTCACGGAACTTGGATTGGTTGTGCGCAACGAAAGCACCACGGTCCGATGCTCGAGAGCGTTCGGCATAGCTCGAAACCTTTTGCATGACCTGGCCGAGTGCACCAGTGTTGCTAGAGAAAATGCTATCCCCTTGGCAAACGGCATAGTTGGTACGTCCTAGCGAAGGCAAACCGGTTCCTGGATCACTTGGGCAGCGAAGCGTTGGGATGTTGGTTCCCCAAGGTCCGTAAGTGTCATGCGCTGGAGTCGGTCCCATTGCTGGCCAGGGTGGGCTTTTAGTGGTTTTGTCTGCATTAACTGCAAGCGGGTTGGCGATCTGCTCCCACAGAGCTTGTTGTTCCATGAATGGAAGCAATCCAACGAACACGCTCAACATGGAGTTGTTGCGGGTGGTGGGGCCATCGTCCCAGATCCACTGTGGAGTGGTTCTGTGCGTGCCGGCTCCGTTCATTGGGAGAGCTTTGAAGGCACTGTGGTAGTTGTGCACAGCAAGCCCAAGCTGCTTGAAATTGTTGCTGCAGCTCATGCGACGAGCTGCTTCACGAGCTGCCTGAACAGCGGGTAAAAGCAAACCTACCAATACGCCGATAATTGCGATGACGACGAGAAGTTCTACAAGCGTAAAACCGCGACGAGTCGAGCGTCTCATAGTGAATGTTCCTAAATTTTTGCGGATATCGCGGGTGCCGTCGTCAGCTTGGGGGCATTGGATTGCTACCACGCCATTAAATAGCCAATAAGGCAATGCTAGGCACCTTACAGGTGACCGTCAAGTGTTAACAATCGCCATTCTCGAGGAGTTCGAAAGTTTTTCTGGTTTTGTGTACGGTGGAGAGTCCGACTGTACGGGCGCAAAGAGGGCGGTACGCCACCTTTGCAGACTGGGCGACGATTCCAGGCTGGGCGACGAAGCCAGGCTGGGCGACGAAGCCAGGCTGGGTGTCGAGGCGTCGGGCACCCTATTGATGTGCCCGACTTTGATTCGAAGCTCCGGCGTTCGGAGAGAAAGCCTCTTGAACGCCAACGATATCGCACGTTAATTAATCACATGTCTGGGAGGCGAAGAGCTTCGTTTTCGAGCTCGGGTAGGCAACGGTTACTCGCGGTCTTGGTGATTTTGGCAAGGGCTGTACTACGGCTTACTTCGAAATCGCCGCCAAACGCACCGCGGAGGACGCTCTTGGGATGACGCTGAAACTGAATGCTCAACGAGCAATGTGTCATCCTCCGGCTGACTTGTCCGACGTCCGGGAAGGGGGGCTTGCATCCACACGCGTTGGTGTCTTGGGAAGTGGTTGGCACGATCGAAGTTGATGCGGTGGGGACGTCAAGCGTCGCTAGCAATGGCAAACTCTGGATGGCCAGCACTCGCATGACAAATCGAAACCGGAGGCGACTGTCATGGCATGGCTGCCTTCTAACTGATCCGGCCCATGAAACATGGAAGCGTGTCACGTCGAGCCAAGCTTGGCGAATAGAGTGAACTCGACACAACTTTTTCCTATACCCTTCGTCCGCTAGTGACTTTTTTGCGGGACCGTGTTCTGGATTCGCTCTCTTTGCGTTTCGCTTAGCTTGAACTTGAAGTAGATATCGGGATCGTTGAAGATGTCAGTCTCTTTCATTTCAACGTCGTTCACGTCCAGACTTAGGTCGCAATCGAATCTCGCTAGCATGCTGTGGCTTTTGCCTTCATCCCGTTTGAGGTTGCGGAAGTGGCAAATGCCCCAGGTGATTCCTCGTCCATCCCGCGTGTCAGTGAACGCATCGGCAACGTAGGCGGCGGGGGCAATCGGCATTAGCCCCGTGATCGCCGCGACATCGAAGTTCACTCCGTCAGGTGAATACTGGATCGTGTTGTGTTCCAGCCCATGACGGCTGACCAAGGCAGCGATTCCGGTCTTGAACGGAAACAGGGATGTCTCATGCCCTGAGTTGATTACCGGGTTTTGGGGGTGCTTCTTGAATGGGCCGAGCGGATGATCAGCGATCGCGAGTCCTTGGGCGCGGACGGCTGGATCACCACCCATCTCACCTTTGTAGTACAGATAGATTTGGCCGTTGTAGACCAGAGGATATGGATCGTGGATCACGTATTGGTCCCATGATCCCGGCGGCCCGTTTTCCACGACAATCTTATTGGATGGTATCCATGGGCCATCCGGGGAATCCGACTCGGAAACCGATACAGGGCAATCGTCACCATTGGTTGCACTGGATAAGCGGCTGCCGGGCATGAGCAGGTAGGCTTGGTAGTACAGGTAGTACTTCCCCTTCCACACCAGAATGTCAGGTGTCGAGACCGATCGCCAGCCAGCGTGCGGTTTTTTCATTCGCTTGACTGCTACGCCTTGTTCTTCCCACGTGAATCCATCGTCACTGGTCGCATACCAGATTTCTGAAAGGTCCCAGTCGCGTGACGGAATCGTTTCGTTCGCCCCACCGTCGTAGTTGGGGGGCGTGGGTGTCTGCCGGTGCGTGTACCAAACGTAGTACTTACCGTTGGCTCGGATCACCTTGGTCGCATCGCGGCGGGAAACGGTGCCGTCGTGGCCGTGGTAGTCGAATCCTTTCAGCGGTGTGTACTTGAAGTTCGTGAACAGTTCGTTGCGTGCATTATCGATGCCGGTATACGGGCCATCGTAAACTCGCTGCATCGCTTTGCTGAGCGGCACATCGGGTTTTGTCTCGGGAATGGAACCGTATGGAAACACCGAAGGCTCTTCGGCGAACGCTGAGAAGATCCCGCCGCACAAAACAAGTGCGGTAATCATGATCAATCGAATCGACATCGTGCTATTTCCTATGGAACCAATGGATTGAGAGGTGGGCGAAGATCGGTGGCAACGACAGGAACACGTTGGTTCGTCTGATGCACCGTTGTGATTCTTCATGCGGTCTTGGTGATGGGGTGGGCTTCCCGAGATGTCTTGCAAGAATCGGAGACGCTCACTTGGGGTGTCATCGTGCCTATGAAAATGCGGGGCATTGCTTAGTTTCGATAGTCGTCCATGCGTTTCATGGCGGCCCCTTCGTATTGCCGCTTCAGTTGCCAGCGTGGGCGATCGAGCGTGAGTTCCCAGTCGAACAGTTGCTTGTACATCGCTCGCACCCGGTCCGGGTATTTTTCAGCGAGGTTGTTGTGTTCCGAAATGTCGTTGCGGAGGTCGTAGAGTTCAGCTGGACGGTCAGGGAATCGGAGTAGCTTCCAGTCTCCATCGCGGATTGCGCCCCGTGATTCCTTTTTCCAGTACAAGGTTTGATGCGGACGATCTTCCTCGTTCCCGGTAAGGTGCGGATGCAGATCGACCCCATCGATTTGTTTCAGCGAAGCCACATCACCGCCGCCCGCACTGACGAAGGTGGGTAGCAAATCAAGTGTGCTGATCGGATGCGGATAAACCGAACCCGCCGGTGTTACCCCAGGCCATCGCATTAGGAACGGCACGCGAATTCCACCTTCCAAATGATTTGCCTTGGTGCCACTGAGAGGTGTGTTGATCGAGGCGTTGCTGTCGCTTGGTCCGCCATTGTCGTTGGTGAAAACGACCATCGTGTTCTCTTCGAGGCCCAGCTTGGTAAGACATTTCAAGACGTTTCCGCACCCTCGATCCATGGCAAGCGTCATCGCCGCAAGTTGCTTGCGTTTGCCGGATAGTTCCGGGAACTGTTTCAAGTCTTCGGCTTCGCCTTGCATCGGTGCGTGTACGGCGTTGAAGGACAGCACGACGAAAAAGGGGACATCTCGGTTTCGCTCGATGAAGGCGATTGTTTCATCGGCGAAGACGTCCGTCGCGTAGCGATCCGGTTCGGTGAACTCGCCAAAGCCACGCTCCATGCGATCTTCCTTGCGAGTCAGTTTTTCGGCGTCTCGCAACGCAAAGTAGCTTCGGGCTCCACCCCGGAATCCGTAGAACTCATCAAAGCCTCGTTTCAGCGGATGAAAACGATCTGCGTTCCCTTGGTGCCATTTGCCAATCAACGCGGTTCGATACCCGAGTGTTTTCATGTGATCAGCGACTGTGGTTTGATCCAGCGGTAAACCCATCTCATCGTCGGGCAAACACGACTCGCTCATGTAGCCCGGCACGTTGTTCTCTTCAAAACCAAACCGCTGTTGGTAACGACCGGTGAAGAGGCCGGCACGGGAAGGACCGCATACCGCGGCGGTCACATACGCTTGTTCAAACCGCATGCTCTGTTCGGCAAGTTTGTCCAGGTGCGGCGTCCGCATGACTTTGCTGCCATGAAAACCAAAGTCGGCATAGCCCGCGTCATCGGAGATGATCAGCACGATGTTGGGCGGCGCCGCGAATCCAGAGATGGCTGAGCTAAGTAACGCTATGGCGAGAACGAGCAAACGCATCGACCAAACTCGGCAGCTGACGACGCTCGTTTCGGACTGTCTTGTAGGGGCCGGTGTTGTGTCGCTGACCGGTGAGTCAACCGGTTTGGCCGAGGGCGGCGTCGCGGAACGCGGCGTCCGTGGCATGTGAGCGAGAAGACGTTTGGTGGTGGCATTTTTCAGCATGGGCGTTGGAGCTGGCTAAGTCTTGGGTAACGCACGATGGGGCGACCGGGCGGGGAGTTTGCGTCCCTAGACCATAAGTGTCAACAATTGACAATGCAAGCATCGGCTATTTGCTCCGGGGTCAATGCCTTTCAATCTGCAGCGAACTTCCCCAGCAATCCCTTCCCAAATCGGGGACTTGCTGGTGAAGTCCGTTGCTACAACGCTACCCCATTTCAGAACCTGATTTGTCCTGATGTAACCTAGCGAGGTCAGTCGCTAGCTCGAATCTGGAATTGCAAGCGATGTGGTCCCGATCCCGGCACATACTGCGGCAGCGTGTGGGAGAGGGTCCCGCCGACGCCCAGTTGCAATCCATCAATGTTGACGGTGTAGAAGCCTTGCGTGGTTAAGTCGAAGGGGTGATGCGCACTGGCGATTGATTCCGCGCTGTACGGCCAAACGGAGAATGCGAACGTAGGGCCGCCGTCAAATTGCAATCCCGTTTCGTGTTCGGTTGAGTGCAGTTTCAGCCAACGCGTGTCCTCGTGGTTGCCGGTTTCTTGTGGCATGACATACGGGTGGAAAAGTGAATTGGTAGCCGCCGTGAAAAGCCCAACCAACGCGCCGCGTTTTCGGTCGGGGTAGTTTTCCCATGGACCGCGACCGTAGTACGTGACCCGGTTAAATTGAGCTGGCACGCCCATCGTCATTCCAAGTCGAATCAGATTGGGGAGCGATTCGTCTGCATCCAGATCAACGTCAACCATCAAGTTGCCGTCACTGAAGACGGTGTACGAAGCTTGCAGGGTGACTTTGTCCTGGAACGTTCTGATTGCTTGGATCGTGCAAGAAGTGTCGTTGCGGGTGATGACGCGAACGGATTCCGTTTTCATTTTGGAGGGTAAGTCTTTCCAAAAGGATTGCGACTTTCGAAAGTCTGCTGAGCTAGCCGCTTTGACGTCATTGTCGATTGGCGGTCGCGAAAAGTTTGGCCGCATTGGCGCGGCCAGTTGTTCGTGGCCGTTGACAATGTAAGACGTTAACTGTCCGTTGGATCTGTCCACGGTTAAGGAGAAGGTCTCGCCTTGGACCTGAATACGATCCGCGGATTCGGTGATGTCAATTGCAACGTCGGATGTCGAGACGTGCAGCGCCGGGATATCGCCGTCTTGTAATTTGATTTGGTCCCAGGCCAATTCGTATCCTGTGGAGCACCAAAGGCGATCCGTTTTTTCGTGGACGCTCAAACGCAGCCACACTTCGCCTCGACGAGTCATGTCGATGCCTGCGAGCGGAACCTGAACCACGCCAGTGCGGTTGGGTTGGATGTCTTGCGGTGGCAACACGCCGGACTCAATCACTTTTCCGTCGTCGGAAACCGACCACCGGATCTCGTACTGATCCAGATTGGTGAAGGCGTGGCGATTGATCACTTGAACAGCGACCGAACGATTGCTGAGGGTGTTTGGATCCGCTGCGGAAAACGCGACAGGCTGGAAGACATGCTTGCATTCCCACGCGTGAGGGTTGGCGGTGCGGTCGGATGCGAAAACGCCATTGATGCAAAAGTTGCTGTCGTTGGGGACATCGCCGAAGTCACCTCCATACGCGTAGAACGATTGACCATCCGGGCCGGTCTTTTGAAGGCCTTGGTCAATCATGTCCCAAATGAATCCGCCCATCAGATTCGGTGCCGAGCGAATCTCGTCCCAAAACTCGCCTAAGCCGCCGATTGAATTTCCCATCGCGTGCAGGTACTCACACATCACAATGGGGCGATCCAGATTGGGATTGTTGGACATGTTCACTAGCTGACTTAGGTCCGGGTACATGCGACTGATCACATCCACATAGTCGCGATCGTCACCGTTGGTCATCGACGGCCAGCCTTGGGACTTGTAACCCACACCGTTGTCTTCCACGTATTCGGGGTGCGTTGGATTCCCCTGCGCTCCTTCGTAGTGAATGAACCGCGAACGATCGAAGTCCTTGATCCATCCAGCCGCGGCTGCGAATGCGGGGCCGGTTCCTGATTCGTTCCCAAGGGACCACGAGATCACGCTGGGGTGGTTCTTATCTCGCTGGACCATCCGGTAGACCCGGCTCAGGATCGCGCCGGTCCAGGACGGGGTGTTGGGGATGAAGCCGCCCAAGTGGTGAGTTTCGATATTGGCTTCGTCCATGACATAGACGCCGTACCGATCGCAAAGCTCATAGAAAAAGGGATCGTTGGGATAATGCGAAGTGCGAACGGCATTGAAGTTGAACTGCTTCAGCAACTCGACATCGCGGCGCATGTCTTCTCGAGTCAACGCCTTGCCGCGGACTGGGTGATGATCGTGTCGGTTGACGCCCATCAACTTGACGGGTTCGCCGTTGACTAGCAGTTCGCTTTTGTCGCTGATTGTGATTTGACGAAACCCAATCGATTGACTGCGTGCTTCGACAACCTGGCCTTGCGGATCTTGCAAGGACACCACCAGTTGATACAGGTATGGATCTTCGCTGGACCACTTGCGAGGTCGAGGAATATCGGCCTTCAAGAAGGCGAATTCGGTGACATCGCGTGCTGGCCAGCGTTCGTTGTAAATGGTTTCAGCGGAAGCGAATGGCGGCGACGGGATGATCGCGTGCTGCTCTGCATCATAAAGCTGGGCGGTGACCTTCCAGCCTTTCAGCGATGCGGCAGGTTGGCTCGCGTGATTGGTGCCCATGCCATTAGCGCCCGCGCCACTTAAGTCATTTCGGTTCGTGCCAACCCAGATGCTAGGCCGAATCAGCAGGGTGGCATCGTTGAGCTGATCATCAAACCGCGTTCGAACGTCCAAGTCATTGATGGCGATCTTCGGTTGAGCGAGCAACAGGACCTCGCGCTGGATGCCACTGAGCCGCCACATGTCTTGGTCTTCCAGATAGCTTCCGTCACTCCAGCGAAAGACCTGCACGGCAACTCGGTTGTTTCCCGGATGGACGTACTCGGTAATATCAAACTCCGCTGGCAAACAACTATCCTGGCTGTAGCCGACCTGTTTGCCATTAACCCAAACATAGAACGCGGATGAAACACCACCGAAGTGCAAGATGATCGAATCGTTTTCCCATTGCGCTGGCACATCGAAGTCGCGTAGGTAGGTTCCGACGGGATTGTCGCGGTAGATGAAGGGCGGCCTGGGTGGCTGAGGGCCTTTCCAGTCGTACTTTAAGTTTGGATCGAAGATGCCGGGCGTGAACGGGTAGGTGATGTTTGTGTAGATCGATTGCCCGTGCCCCTGAAGTTCCCAATTCGATGGAACCGGAATGTCGCTCCACTGATCGGCTACGAAATCAGGTGCAACGAAATCGGTGGGACGATCCTCGACGCGTTCCACGAATTGGAACTTCCAAGTTCCGTTGAGCGAACGCATGCGAGATTGATTGCGATCACCGGCTTGCGCGTCTTCGACGGTCTTATATGAGTACGACGTCGCTCGAGCGGGGAGCCGATTTTGTTGAAAGGTCGTTTCGCATTCCCAGTCATCTTGCGCGAACGTTGACAGTTGGCTTAGCACCACAATCAGAGGAAAGATCCAGAGTTGTTTCATCGGATGATCAGGTTGGGGCAGAGGGGAAACGGGAGAAGAAGCGGCCAGCGATGTGGCACGTTATCGCAATCAGGGTGTCAGTATTTACCAGTGATCAGGCCAGGTGCAAGCAGCATCGAGGCTGCGAAATCACCTATCCAAAGAGGGGGCGGGCACCCTCTGGTAAGACCTGTAACGTTGCGTGTGCTGTCACTGTTCCTGCGGAAGGTTCGTAAAATAACCTTAGAATCTAAAGAAAACAGGCAAGTATTTATTGACGAACTGCAGTTAAGTGTTAACAATTAGCCATCGGCCTCGCTTTGCTGGTCGCTTTCGTTCCTTTACTTCTCTGTCAAAAGGTCTCTTTTCATGCCTTCCGTCACTCACCGAAGCCGCGGCGGTTTCACTCTCGTTGAGTTGCTTGTGGTCATCGCCATCATTGGCGTCCTAGTTGGACTTCTGTTGCCGGCGGTTCAAGCTGCCCGTGAAGCCGCTCGCCGCATGAGCTGTAGCAACAATTTCAAGCAGCTTGGTCTTGCGATGCACAACTACCACAGCG
Coding sequences within it:
- a CDS encoding multiheme c-type cytochrome — protein: MVSGIWILTRSAAIPNGDGFADLTSWQDEVLPVTSWSPDEAFHTNGSTQGYIGSEKCRRCHEDQFKSYSLTAHSRSFSSTDPNGAPENAGFEHPRSSRRYRVFRDEGKLIHQETLVGIDGSDLAVTSLPIRYTVGSGTHALTFLSESSGFYLESPVSWFRGTGWAMSPGYDSPSHPSFSRVVDQNCLFCHVGMIEQSKSNEGKFRVVEQSIGCERCHGPGAAHADRHETSGIAVSDTFSGVDPIVNPAELSRDLSEAICQQCHLQAAVYANGPGQTVWDYRPGQPVSATRTDFQFQDNTQFDVAGHVEQMHGSECYLKSETLTCITCHDPHHQPPQGDLNSHYRDVCVQCHQPNACGIELEARNQANHNSCHECHMPKQPIGNVHSSLHQHRIGVYPENVLAVKGSSNNKGETKLVPIVNEGEIPQKEMDRRLVLAIDATLQSGTPFERIQTQAGWSVKEAFRLASVSEPDVAVQAMAARRAMTLGQPQVAVALAQRVAESSKRGSRQSITALEILAEQTLIQEDNPTALQLYRELTALRMVPNDWYIRGICERNAGNVDEAIDSFRRALAIKPDLVLAHQALQSMFANTDSKLADTHFRLWRALERLERKSSVGANSK
- a CDS encoding DUF1559 domain-containing protein, translating into MRRSTRRGFTLVELLVVIAIIGVLVGLLLPAVQAAREAARRMSCSNNFKQLGLAVHNYHSAFKALPMNGAGTHRTTPQWIWDDGPTTRNNSMLSVFVGLLPFMEQQALWEQIANPLAVNADKTTKSPPWPAMGPTPAHDTYGPWGTNIPTLRCPSDPGTGLPSLGRTNYAVCQGDSIFSSNTGALGQVMQKVSSYAERSRASDRGAFVAHNQSKFRDILDGLANTIIMGEIATDLGDRDARTSPKLTTIHVEDAGSIALNPSTCLTGTDPERPLFWASGTNDMATSSAISGRGYRWASYFGVFSAMHTVLPPNSPSCASNSRAVHGPGTSDGRTESWGEASGTPSHAQGIFSASSRHQGGCHVLMGDGAVKFVTDSIEAGSNTTRMVGVAGTVGPPSTTPGSASPYGLWGALGTRASKEVIEEEF
- a CDS encoding glycoside hydrolase family 117 protein encodes the protein MSIRLIMITALVLCGGIFSAFAEEPSVFPYGSIPETKPDVPLSKAMQRVYDGPYTGIDNARNELFTNFKYTPLKGFDYHGHDGTVSRRDATKVIRANGKYYVWYTHRQTPTPPNYDGGANETIPSRDWDLSEIWYATSDDGFTWEEQGVAVKRMKKPHAGWRSVSTPDILVWKGKYYLYYQAYLLMPGSRLSSATNGDDCPVSVSESDSPDGPWIPSNKIVVENGPPGSWDQYVIHDPYPLVYNGQIYLYYKGEMGGDPAVRAQGLAIADHPLGPFKKHPQNPVINSGHETSLFPFKTGIAALVSRHGLEHNTIQYSPDGVNFDVAAITGLMPIAPAAYVADAFTDTRDGRGITWGICHFRNLKRDEGKSHSMLARFDCDLSLDVNDVEMKETDIFNDPDIYFKFKLSETQRERIQNTVPQKSH
- a CDS encoding sulfatase; the encoded protein is MRLLVLAIALLSSAISGFAAPPNIVLIISDDAGYADFGFHGSKVMRTPHLDKLAEQSMRFEQAYVTAAVCGPSRAGLFTGRYQQRFGFEENNVPGYMSESCLPDDEMGLPLDQTTVADHMKTLGYRTALIGKWHQGNADRFHPLKRGFDEFYGFRGGARSYFALRDAEKLTRKEDRMERGFGEFTEPDRYATDVFADETIAFIERNRDVPFFVVLSFNAVHAPMQGEAEDLKQFPELSGKRKQLAAMTLAMDRGCGNVLKCLTKLGLEENTMVVFTNDNGGPSDSNASINTPLSGTKANHLEGGIRVPFLMRWPGVTPAGSVYPHPISTLDLLPTFVSAGGGDVASLKQIDGVDLHPHLTGNEEDRPHQTLYWKKESRGAIRDGDWKLLRFPDRPAELYDLRNDISEHNNLAEKYPDRVRAMYKQLFDWELTLDRPRWQLKRQYEGAAMKRMDDYRN